In Ruania zhangjianzhongii, the following proteins share a genomic window:
- the ybeY gene encoding rRNA maturation RNase YbeY — protein sequence MSIEVTNESGSRLDEAEFARLARHVFDAMGVHPQAELEIRFVETEVMSELHVQWMDEEGPTDVLSFPMDELRPGIDGGFSDEGILGSIVVCPVVAADQALTAGHSAEEEMLLLTTHGILHLLGYDHAEPEEEKEMFDLQRRLLLTFLASR from the coding sequence ATGAGCATCGAGGTGACCAACGAGTCCGGCTCCCGGCTGGACGAGGCCGAGTTCGCGCGCCTGGCCCGGCACGTGTTCGACGCGATGGGCGTCCATCCGCAGGCGGAGCTGGAGATCCGGTTCGTGGAGACCGAGGTGATGTCCGAGCTGCATGTGCAGTGGATGGACGAAGAGGGACCGACCGATGTCCTGTCGTTCCCGATGGATGAGCTCCGACCGGGCATCGACGGCGGATTCAGCGACGAGGGCATCCTCGGCTCGATCGTCGTCTGCCCGGTGGTCGCGGCCGACCAGGCACTCACCGCCGGCCACTCCGCCGAGGAGGAGATGCTGCTGCTGACCACGCACGGGATCCTGCACCTGCTCGGCTACGACCACGCCGAACCGGAAGAGGAGAAGGAGATGTTCGACCTGCAGCGCCGGCTCCTGCTCACCTTCCTCGCCAGCCGGTAG
- a CDS encoding 16S rRNA (uracil(1498)-N(3))-methyltransferase has translation MSLPVFVTTPGDLDGVGVGDGYSLTGPEARHAAAVMRLRAGEQVQVVDGAGVRLTGVVSTVDGAARLDLDVTAVDREQAPGCRMVLVQALAKGGRDELAIEAGTEVGMDRAIPWQAARSVSRWRGPKAAKGVQRWRQVVLAATKQSRRAFLPEVGDLLDGEELLATAGSAVEQGSAVLVAHESADTPIGSCEIGADCPEVLVVVGPEGGLAETEVAGLRGAGAQVVRLGPHVLRTSTAGPIALALLAQRLGRG, from the coding sequence GTGAGCCTGCCGGTCTTCGTCACCACCCCCGGGGACCTGGACGGCGTCGGTGTCGGTGACGGGTACTCGCTCACCGGTCCGGAGGCCCGGCACGCCGCTGCCGTGATGCGGCTGCGCGCCGGCGAGCAGGTCCAGGTGGTCGATGGTGCCGGTGTGCGCCTGACCGGGGTGGTCTCTACCGTCGACGGCGCAGCTCGCCTGGACCTGGACGTCACCGCCGTAGACCGGGAGCAGGCTCCCGGGTGCCGGATGGTCCTGGTGCAGGCGCTGGCCAAGGGTGGCCGGGACGAGCTCGCGATCGAAGCTGGTACCGAGGTCGGGATGGATCGGGCGATCCCGTGGCAGGCGGCCCGGTCGGTGTCCCGCTGGCGGGGCCCCAAAGCAGCCAAGGGGGTGCAGCGGTGGCGTCAGGTGGTGCTCGCCGCCACCAAGCAGTCCCGGCGTGCGTTCCTGCCCGAGGTGGGCGATCTGCTGGACGGCGAGGAGCTGCTCGCCACCGCTGGTTCCGCCGTCGAGCAGGGGAGTGCTGTGCTGGTCGCGCACGAGAGTGCGGACACTCCGATCGGTAGCTGCGAGATTGGCGCCGACTGCCCCGAGGTGCTCGTGGTGGTCGGCCCCGAAGGCGGCCTGGCCGAAACAGAGGTGGCGGGCCTGCGCGGCGCCGGGGCCCAGGTGGTCCGGCTCGGACCGCATGTGCTGCGCACCTCCACCGCCGGCCCGATTGCGCTCGCCCTGCTCGCTCAGCGGCTGGGCCGCGGGTGA
- a CDS encoding PP2C family protein-serine/threonine phosphatase: MQVAWGAATDAGGRRSANEDAVLAQPPVFLVADGMGGHVHGAMASATVVRTFAEFSDGWHPDVEVHGEDVLAAIHTAQARIRTELSERGGGTITAGSTVAGAVLTGHEGAPYWLVFNVGDSRVYRFSDRALVQVSVDHSVMQEMLDAGSLQPDQVAVFTHKHVITRAVDSGSDTTADFWLLSAGTRERLVLCTDGLLDEISEEQIAEVLAEQPLASAAADTLLAAAIQGGARDNVSVVVVDLAGAGELAHTAPRVDGGSSSEALGTTLPREQVMPTEGSA; this comes from the coding sequence GTGCAGGTTGCTTGGGGTGCGGCCACCGATGCCGGCGGCCGCCGATCGGCGAACGAGGACGCGGTGCTGGCACAGCCGCCGGTGTTCCTCGTGGCCGACGGGATGGGCGGTCACGTCCACGGCGCGATGGCCTCGGCCACCGTGGTGCGCACGTTCGCGGAGTTCTCCGACGGCTGGCACCCGGACGTGGAGGTGCACGGTGAGGACGTGCTCGCCGCCATCCACACCGCCCAGGCCCGCATCCGCACCGAGCTGTCCGAACGCGGAGGCGGCACGATCACGGCCGGCAGCACAGTCGCCGGAGCGGTGCTGACCGGGCACGAGGGCGCGCCGTACTGGCTGGTGTTCAACGTCGGCGACTCCCGGGTGTACCGGTTCTCCGACCGGGCCCTGGTGCAGGTGAGCGTGGACCACTCGGTGATGCAGGAGATGCTCGACGCCGGGTCCCTGCAGCCGGACCAGGTGGCAGTGTTCACGCACAAGCACGTGATCACCCGCGCGGTGGACTCCGGTAGCGACACCACAGCGGATTTCTGGCTGCTCTCCGCGGGCACCCGGGAACGGCTCGTGCTGTGCACTGATGGTCTGCTCGATGAGATCAGTGAAGAACAGATCGCCGAGGTCCTGGCCGAACAGCCGCTGGCCTCGGCGGCCGCGGATACGCTGCTGGCGGCGGCGATCCAGGGCGGCGCACGCGATAACGTGTCAGTGGTGGTGGTGGACCTCGCCGGCGCCGGTGAACTCGCCCACACGGCGCCGAGGGTGGACGGTGGATCCTCGTCCGAGGCGCTGGGTACTACATTGCCGCGAGAACAAGTGATGCCCACGGAAGGATCGGCATGA
- a CDS encoding DUF3097 domain-containing protein — translation MSFDRYGSNVLAEDPHPPRRPQTTDTPAEPGLVVEDVQTGWVGAIVRVEKSGGVHVVVLEDRHGKTRTFPLGAGFWVDGKPVRLVPHRPAQQTPARSRTASGSVAVAGAKARVARGSRIWVEGRHDAELVEKVWGDDLRIEGVVVELLEGIDNLADHLAQFRPGPGRRVGVLADHLVRGSKESRIAAAATAKFGAEHVLVVGHPYVDVWQAVKPARVGLEAWPHIPRGTDIKVGSLRALGWPATDQADIARGWKRILSQVRDFRDLEPSLLGRVEELVDFVTAEQP, via the coding sequence GTGAGTTTCGATCGTTATGGCAGCAACGTGCTCGCCGAGGACCCGCATCCGCCCCGGCGCCCGCAGACTACCGACACGCCGGCGGAGCCGGGGCTGGTGGTCGAGGATGTGCAGACCGGCTGGGTCGGCGCCATCGTGAGGGTGGAGAAGAGTGGAGGCGTGCACGTAGTGGTGCTGGAGGACCGCCACGGCAAGACGCGCACCTTCCCCCTGGGAGCCGGGTTCTGGGTGGACGGCAAGCCGGTCCGGTTGGTGCCCCATCGACCCGCTCAGCAGACGCCGGCGCGGAGCCGGACGGCATCCGGGTCGGTGGCTGTGGCCGGTGCCAAGGCCCGGGTCGCCCGTGGGTCTCGGATCTGGGTGGAGGGCCGGCACGACGCCGAGCTGGTGGAGAAGGTCTGGGGCGACGATCTGCGCATCGAAGGTGTGGTGGTCGAGCTGCTGGAGGGCATCGACAACCTCGCCGACCACTTGGCGCAGTTCCGGCCGGGACCGGGCCGGCGCGTCGGTGTGCTCGCCGACCACCTGGTCCGAGGCAGCAAGGAGAGCAGGATCGCCGCGGCCGCCACGGCGAAGTTCGGCGCTGAGCACGTGCTGGTGGTGGGGCATCCGTACGTGGACGTGTGGCAGGCGGTGAAGCCGGCTCGCGTGGGCCTGGAGGCCTGGCCGCACATCCCGCGCGGCACGGATATCAAAGTGGGTTCGCTGCGTGCTCTCGGCTGGCCGGCCACCGACCAGGCGGATATCGCCCGGGGGTGGAAGCGAATCCTGAGTCAGGTGCGGGACTTCCGCGACCTGGAGCCGAGTCTGCTCGGTCGGGTGGAAGAGCTGGTGGACTTCGTTACTGCCGAGCAGCCATGA
- the era gene encoding GTPase Era: protein MTDQSSTSPAEDHGGEFRAGFVCVVGRPNAGKSTLTNALVGQKVAITSGRPQTTRHAIRGIVHRPDAQLILVDTPGVHRPRTLLGERLNELVVGTLAEVDAVALCLPADQKIGPGDRFIAQKVAEARTPVVAVATKADTVSKGRLTEHLLQIDQLGEWADIVPVSAVSGYQLDELIGVFRSHMPISPPLYPDGELTDEPEHVMVAELVREAALEGVREELPHSLAVVVDEIVERERPAKDGRAMLDVRVNLFVERDSQKGIVIGTKGARLREVGTTARRGIEALLGAAVYLDLHVKVAKDWQRDPKHLQRLGF, encoded by the coding sequence GTGACCGACCAGAGCAGTACCAGCCCCGCCGAGGATCACGGTGGGGAGTTCCGTGCCGGGTTCGTCTGCGTCGTCGGGCGTCCGAACGCCGGCAAGTCCACCCTCACCAACGCCCTGGTCGGGCAGAAGGTGGCGATCACCTCCGGGCGGCCGCAGACCACGCGGCACGCGATCCGCGGCATCGTGCACCGCCCGGATGCTCAGCTGATCCTGGTGGACACCCCTGGCGTGCACCGGCCGCGTACGCTGCTCGGCGAGCGGCTGAACGAGCTCGTCGTGGGCACGCTCGCCGAGGTGGACGCCGTGGCGCTATGCCTGCCCGCCGACCAGAAGATCGGACCGGGAGACCGGTTCATCGCCCAGAAGGTGGCCGAGGCGCGCACCCCGGTGGTCGCCGTGGCCACCAAGGCCGACACGGTCAGCAAGGGCCGCCTGACCGAACACCTGCTACAGATCGACCAGCTCGGCGAGTGGGCGGACATCGTGCCGGTGTCCGCGGTCTCCGGGTACCAGCTCGATGAGCTCATCGGCGTGTTCCGCTCGCACATGCCGATCTCCCCACCCCTGTACCCGGACGGCGAGCTCACCGACGAACCCGAGCACGTGATGGTCGCCGAGCTGGTGCGTGAGGCCGCCCTGGAAGGCGTCCGCGAAGAGCTGCCGCACTCGCTCGCAGTTGTCGTGGACGAGATCGTCGAACGCGAGCGGCCCGCCAAGGACGGCCGGGCGATGCTGGACGTCCGGGTGAACCTGTTTGTGGAACGCGACTCGCAGAAGGGGATCGTGATCGGCACCAAGGGCGCCCGGCTGCGCGAGGTGGGCACCACCGCCCGGCGCGGGATCGAAGCCCTGCTCGGCGCCGCCGTCTACCTGGATCTGCACGTGAAGGTGGCCAAGGACTGGCAACGCGACCCCAAGCACCTGCAACGCCTTGGCTTCTGA
- the dnaJ gene encoding molecular chaperone DnaJ — protein MSDYYAVLGVSRDASTEEIKRAYRKLARQHHPDVAGADSAEKFKDIAAANDVLSNPEKRRAYDMGGMPGMAGGGAGAGFGFSDIFESFFAAAAGGGGQRGPVSRARRGQDALLRIDLELSDAAFGVAKDIEVDTAVMCTTCQGSCCQPGTSPTTCDVCGGRGSVQRMARSFLGQVMTTTACAACSGFGTVITSPCHECNGEGRVRTRRSVRVNVPAGVDDGTRIKLTGQGEVGPAGGPPGDLYVEVRERRHPVFARRGDDLHCTAEVPMTAAALGTVLDLETLDGEQEVDIRPGTQPEEVVTLRGLGVGHLNGNGRGDLHVHVNVAVPTKLDEEQERLLRELATLRSEERPEARLAPAHPGMFSRLREKLQGK, from the coding sequence GTGAGCGATTACTACGCCGTCCTCGGCGTCTCCCGCGACGCCAGCACCGAGGAGATCAAGCGGGCTTACCGCAAGCTCGCCCGCCAGCACCACCCAGACGTCGCCGGTGCGGACAGTGCCGAGAAGTTCAAAGACATCGCCGCCGCGAACGATGTGCTCTCCAACCCGGAGAAGCGGCGCGCCTATGACATGGGCGGTATGCCCGGGATGGCCGGAGGGGGAGCCGGTGCCGGGTTCGGCTTCTCGGACATCTTCGAGTCGTTCTTCGCCGCGGCGGCTGGTGGCGGCGGGCAACGCGGTCCGGTGTCCCGGGCACGCCGCGGCCAGGACGCGCTGCTGCGGATCGACCTGGAGCTGTCCGACGCCGCGTTCGGTGTGGCCAAGGACATCGAGGTGGACACCGCAGTGATGTGTACCACCTGCCAGGGCTCCTGCTGCCAGCCCGGGACCAGCCCCACCACCTGCGACGTCTGCGGTGGCCGTGGCTCGGTGCAGCGGATGGCGCGTTCGTTCCTCGGCCAGGTGATGACCACCACCGCCTGCGCCGCGTGCTCCGGTTTCGGCACGGTCATCACCAGCCCCTGCCACGAGTGCAACGGCGAGGGCCGGGTGCGGACCCGCCGCTCGGTGCGGGTGAACGTGCCCGCAGGGGTGGACGACGGCACCCGGATCAAGCTCACCGGTCAGGGCGAGGTGGGCCCGGCCGGCGGGCCACCGGGAGACCTGTACGTGGAGGTGCGCGAACGCCGGCACCCGGTGTTCGCCCGCCGCGGTGACGATCTGCACTGCACCGCCGAGGTCCCGATGACCGCTGCCGCCCTGGGCACCGTGCTGGATCTGGAGACTCTCGACGGCGAGCAGGAGGTGGACATCCGGCCCGGCACCCAGCCGGAAGAGGTGGTCACCCTGCGTGGCCTCGGCGTCGGGCACCTGAACGGCAACGGCCGGGGTGACCTGCACGTGCACGTGAACGTCGCAGTGCCGACCAAGCTGGACGAGGAGCAGGAACGGTTGCTCCGCGAGCTCGCCACGTTGCGCAGTGAGGAACGGCCCGAGGCCCGCCTGGCCCCGGCGCACCCGGGGATGTTCTCCCGGCTCCGGGAGAAGCTGCAGGGCAAGTGA
- a CDS encoding hemolysin family protein, which yields MLDATTGVVSAAAGGIGLMIVLAFLATVVAAVLAAAEEAIARLTRAAAQEYAAEHARGAVVLQLSEDPSPGIRAAGYGRTLAGIVAAVCVTLLVGAVMPRWWQMLLVAAAVLIVAATVLVEVLPRTFGRRHPARTVAMVGPAVLAVQRALTPLAGAVRRLGRRSGRTPAEELQEESENLRDMVDRVSESDQIDEDEREMLQSVFELGTTRVREVMVPRTDMVTIGTEVPIRKALNLFVRSGYSRVPVIGESVDDLRGVLYLKDALARSVLDPDDGAVAVDEVLRPALFVPETKVVDDLLDEMRDHSVHIAIVVDEYGGVAGLVTVEDILEELVGELTDEHDPSEEEVQTEEDGTFVVPARLGLDELGDLFDTEVNDDEVTTAAGLLTKALGRVPIQGAKAETHGIWLEALGFQGRRRRLHTLRVWRVEESPTESASAPSPVSADSPEGTSR from the coding sequence ATGCTGGACGCGACAACTGGAGTGGTCTCGGCGGCAGCAGGCGGAATCGGCCTGATGATCGTGCTCGCCTTCTTGGCCACTGTCGTTGCTGCGGTGCTCGCCGCCGCCGAAGAAGCGATCGCCAGGCTGACCCGCGCGGCCGCGCAGGAGTACGCCGCCGAGCACGCGCGCGGAGCGGTGGTGCTGCAGCTCTCCGAGGACCCCAGCCCGGGGATCCGGGCCGCCGGGTACGGCCGTACCCTCGCCGGGATCGTCGCAGCGGTGTGCGTGACGCTGCTGGTCGGAGCGGTGATGCCCCGCTGGTGGCAGATGCTGCTGGTGGCCGCGGCTGTGCTCATCGTGGCCGCCACTGTGCTGGTCGAGGTGCTGCCCCGGACCTTCGGCCGCCGGCACCCGGCACGGACCGTCGCGATGGTCGGTCCCGCGGTCCTGGCCGTGCAGCGCGCGCTCACACCGTTGGCCGGGGCCGTTCGAAGGCTCGGCAGACGTTCCGGGCGCACCCCGGCCGAGGAGCTGCAGGAAGAGAGCGAGAACCTGCGGGACATGGTCGACCGGGTCAGCGAGAGCGACCAGATCGACGAGGACGAGCGGGAGATGCTGCAGTCCGTGTTCGAGCTGGGCACCACCCGGGTGCGGGAGGTGATGGTCCCGCGCACCGATATGGTCACCATCGGCACCGAGGTACCGATCCGCAAGGCGCTCAACCTGTTCGTCCGGTCCGGCTACTCCAGGGTCCCGGTGATCGGCGAATCCGTCGACGACCTGCGTGGGGTGCTCTACCTCAAGGACGCCCTGGCCCGTTCGGTGCTCGACCCCGACGATGGCGCGGTCGCCGTCGACGAGGTGCTCCGGCCGGCGCTGTTCGTCCCGGAGACCAAAGTGGTCGACGACCTGCTGGACGAGATGCGTGATCACTCCGTGCACATCGCCATCGTGGTGGACGAGTACGGCGGGGTGGCCGGGCTGGTGACCGTGGAGGACATCCTCGAGGAGCTCGTCGGTGAGCTCACCGACGAGCACGACCCCTCCGAGGAGGAGGTCCAGACCGAGGAGGACGGCACGTTCGTCGTCCCGGCTCGGCTGGGGCTGGACGAGCTCGGCGACCTGTTCGATACCGAGGTCAACGACGACGAGGTCACCACCGCAGCGGGTCTGCTCACCAAGGCACTCGGCCGGGTCCCGATCCAGGGAGCGAAGGCGGAGACCCACGGCATCTGGCTCGAGGCCTTAGGGTTTCAGGGTCGGCGCCGCCGGCTGCACACGTTGCGGGTGTGGCGCGTCGAGGAGTCGCCCACGGAGTCCGCCAGCGCACCTTCACCCGTCTCGGCGGACAGTCCGGAAGGGACATCACGGTGA
- a CDS encoding PhoH family protein, translating to MTETNPTTDDDQLPAGEVRHQLTVPDHVPMVALLGQRDEVLKAIETGFPQVDVHVRGNLITMTGNAGDVALTERLVDELTQIASSAQPLTADAVERAITILTSATTDRPAQVLTMNILSNRGKTIRPKTVGQKDYVESIDANTVVFGIGPAGTGKTYLAMAKAVQALQAKQVNRIVLTRPAVEAGERLGFLPGTLNDKIDPYLRPLYDALHDMLDPESIPRLMAAGTIEVAPLAYMRGRTLNDAFIILDEAQNTSAEQMKMFLTRLGFGSRIVVTGDVTQVDLPGGEVSGLKVVQEILDGLDDVAFCELTSADVVRHRLVADIIDAYSHYETRHRQASPDRAHRRPDRQERRR from the coding sequence ATGACCGAGACCAACCCCACCACCGACGACGACCAGCTGCCGGCTGGCGAGGTGCGCCACCAGCTGACCGTCCCCGACCACGTGCCTATGGTGGCTCTGCTCGGACAGCGGGACGAGGTGCTCAAAGCCATCGAGACGGGCTTCCCGCAGGTGGATGTGCACGTGCGCGGCAACCTGATCACCATGACCGGCAATGCCGGGGACGTGGCCCTGACCGAACGGCTCGTCGACGAGCTCACCCAGATCGCCTCCTCCGCCCAGCCGCTCACCGCCGATGCCGTGGAGCGGGCGATCACCATCCTCACCAGCGCCACCACGGACCGGCCGGCGCAGGTGCTGACGATGAACATCCTGTCCAACCGGGGCAAGACGATCCGGCCGAAGACGGTGGGCCAGAAGGACTACGTGGAGTCCATCGATGCGAACACGGTGGTGTTCGGGATCGGCCCGGCGGGTACCGGGAAGACGTACCTGGCGATGGCCAAGGCCGTCCAGGCGCTGCAGGCCAAGCAGGTGAACCGGATCGTGCTTACCCGGCCGGCGGTGGAGGCAGGGGAGCGGCTCGGCTTCCTGCCCGGCACCTTGAACGACAAGATCGACCCGTACCTGCGCCCGCTCTACGATGCCCTGCACGACATGCTCGACCCGGAGTCCATCCCCCGGCTGATGGCCGCCGGCACGATCGAGGTGGCGCCGCTGGCATATATGCGCGGTAGAACTCTTAATGATGCGTTCATCATCCTCGACGAGGCGCAGAACACCTCCGCCGAGCAGATGAAGATGTTCCTCACCCGGCTCGGCTTCGGCTCCAGGATCGTGGTCACCGGGGACGTCACCCAGGTGGACCTGCCCGGTGGCGAGGTCTCCGGGCTGAAGGTGGTGCAGGAGATCCTCGACGGCCTGGACGACGTGGCGTTCTGCGAGCTGACCAGTGCCGACGTGGTCCGCCACCGACTGGTCGCGGACATCATCGACGCCTACTCCCACTACGAGACCCGGCACCGGCAGGCCAGCCCCGACCGGGCGCACCGGCGGCCGGACCGACAGGAACGCCGTCGATGA
- a CDS encoding alpha/beta hydrolase family protein — protein MRYRKLAMVLAIVIGFGVIGSLAGPRWTPQPLESTIVPETRDVAIGSDAVTDPVGSYAVEQETFDVQLDGATVAATLTYPVDAPGERPAMLFMHGAGTAGNLNFADQAQALASAGVYVLVPAKRMDTYTATSRSYPAMAEDYLVSWRILRDWPGVDPTQVGIYGESEGAWIAPIAAVKEPGVGYLILVSAPVVPPREQFAFAADSYLRNVGVPDALLRAIPRGLGADMPGGGFDYADFDATPWQRQVRQPVLMVYGTDDTSMPTIQGPLTLIEDISHAGNESYTVRYFDGANHGIRVDDELAPGFVGVLARWTQGLPETAMASPRIAGAQPEQAFRAAPVDHPRWYASGDMLVYTLLAAFVLVLIGPLVWGTSRLVRRPTRKMPPPLARYSAATVMATVAVLVIFVAYIAYVASLALNYRTDDLVVHGGWLLLHVLGILAAAVGVRSVASAWNAWRTLGMRAMSAGALVIWGSTHVGAAGLLLIAAYWGVFPTVF, from the coding sequence GTGAGATACCGGAAGCTCGCGATGGTGCTGGCCATCGTCATCGGCTTCGGTGTGATCGGGTCGTTGGCCGGGCCGCGCTGGACGCCCCAGCCGCTCGAGTCCACCATCGTCCCGGAGACCCGGGATGTAGCGATTGGGTCCGATGCCGTCACCGACCCGGTCGGCAGCTATGCGGTGGAGCAGGAGACGTTCGACGTCCAGCTCGACGGTGCCACCGTGGCGGCCACCCTCACCTACCCGGTGGATGCCCCCGGCGAGCGGCCGGCGATGTTGTTCATGCACGGTGCCGGTACGGCCGGCAACCTCAACTTCGCCGACCAGGCCCAGGCACTGGCCAGTGCCGGGGTGTACGTGCTGGTCCCGGCCAAGCGGATGGACACCTACACCGCCACCAGCCGCAGCTATCCGGCGATGGCGGAGGACTACCTGGTCTCCTGGCGGATCTTGCGGGACTGGCCGGGGGTGGACCCCACCCAGGTGGGCATCTACGGGGAGAGCGAGGGCGCCTGGATCGCACCGATCGCGGCGGTCAAGGAGCCTGGGGTGGGGTACCTGATCCTGGTGTCGGCGCCGGTGGTGCCGCCCCGGGAGCAGTTCGCGTTCGCCGCCGACTCCTACCTGCGCAACGTCGGGGTGCCGGACGCACTGTTGCGGGCCATCCCACGCGGACTGGGCGCCGATATGCCGGGCGGGGGGTTCGACTATGCGGACTTCGACGCGACACCGTGGCAGCGCCAAGTGAGGCAACCAGTGTTGATGGTCTACGGCACCGATGACACCTCGATGCCCACGATCCAGGGGCCGCTGACGCTGATCGAAGACATCTCCCACGCCGGGAACGAGTCCTACACCGTGCGCTACTTCGACGGTGCGAACCACGGCATCCGGGTCGACGATGAGCTCGCGCCGGGCTTCGTCGGAGTCCTGGCGCGCTGGACCCAGGGCCTGCCGGAGACCGCGATGGCCTCGCCGCGGATCGCCGGGGCGCAACCGGAGCAGGCTTTCCGGGCCGCCCCGGTGGATCATCCCCGCTGGTACGCGAGCGGCGACATGCTGGTGTACACGTTGCTGGCGGCGTTCGTCCTCGTCCTGATCGGGCCACTGGTCTGGGGGACGAGCCGGCTGGTGCGGCGGCCGACTCGAAAGATGCCACCCCCGCTTGCCCGGTACAGTGCTGCGACGGTGATGGCCACGGTGGCGGTGCTGGTGATCTTCGTCGCCTACATCGCGTATGTGGCCAGCCTGGCGCTGAACTACCGGACCGACGATCTGGTGGTGCACGGCGGCTGGCTGCTGCTGCACGTGCTCGGCATCCTGGCCGCCGCCGTGGGGGTGCGTTCGGTCGCCTCGGCCTGGAATGCGTGGCGCACGCTGGGCATGCGGGCGATGAGCGCGGGCGCGCTGGTGATCTGGGGGAGTACCCACGTGGGGGCCGCAGGACTGCTGCTGATCGCGGCCTACTGGGGAGTTTTCCCCACGGTGTTCTAG
- the hrcA gene encoding heat-inducible transcriptional repressor HrcA, whose amino-acid sequence MANERRRQVLGAIVQDYVRSREPVGSRNLVDRHNLGVSPATIRNDMAALEDEGYIAQPHTSAGRIPTDKGYRMFVDEVSVVRPLSLPERRAITELLGGAVDLDELLERTVRLLAQLTQQVAVVQYPSLRRSALQHVELVPTTPRRLMVVIITANGRVAQRMLESIEDLDELLLAELRARINAEVAGLGAAKAREHLATVAEAFPPVDRPLITAIVQAINETLSEDVEERIVLAGTANLARSDLDFPRTIGPVLEALEEQMVLLRLLTEMVEDSADRPLAVRIGRETHHENLAETAVIASGYGEGGDAVGQLGVLGPTRMDYPTTMASVRAVARYLSRFMTG is encoded by the coding sequence GTGGCGAACGAGCGGCGACGGCAGGTGCTGGGGGCGATCGTGCAGGACTACGTCCGCAGCCGCGAACCGGTCGGTTCCCGCAACCTCGTGGACCGGCACAACCTGGGTGTCTCGCCAGCCACCATCCGTAACGATATGGCCGCCTTGGAGGACGAGGGCTACATCGCCCAACCGCACACCTCGGCGGGCCGGATCCCCACGGACAAGGGCTACCGGATGTTCGTGGACGAGGTCTCGGTGGTCCGGCCGTTGTCCTTGCCTGAACGCCGTGCGATCACCGAGCTGCTCGGTGGCGCGGTGGACCTGGACGAGCTCCTGGAACGCACCGTGCGCCTGCTGGCCCAGCTGACCCAGCAGGTGGCCGTGGTGCAGTACCCCTCGCTGCGCCGTTCGGCGCTGCAGCACGTGGAGCTGGTGCCGACCACCCCGCGGCGCCTGATGGTGGTGATCATCACCGCCAACGGGCGCGTGGCCCAGCGGATGCTGGAGTCCATCGAGGACCTGGACGAACTGCTCCTCGCCGAGCTGCGGGCCCGCATCAACGCCGAGGTGGCTGGGTTGGGCGCCGCCAAGGCACGCGAGCACCTGGCCACCGTGGCCGAGGCGTTCCCACCGGTCGACCGTCCGCTGATCACCGCGATCGTGCAGGCCATCAACGAGACGCTCTCCGAGGACGTCGAGGAACGGATCGTGCTGGCCGGCACGGCGAACCTTGCCCGCTCCGACCTGGACTTCCCCCGCACGATCGGCCCGGTCCTGGAGGCACTCGAAGAACAGATGGTGCTGTTGCGGCTGCTCACCGAGATGGTCGAGGACAGCGCCGACCGACCGTTGGCTGTGCGGATCGGACGCGAGACCCACCATGAGAACCTCGCCGAGACGGCAGTGATCGCCAGCGGTTACGGTGAGGGTGGTGACGCCGTCGGCCAGCTCGGCGTGCTCGGACCCACCCGGATGGACTATCCGACCACGATGGCCTCCGTCCGCGCCGTCGCCCGGTACCTCTCCCGCTTCATGACCGGATGA